In Streptomyces sp. NBC_01439, the following are encoded in one genomic region:
- a CDS encoding aspartate-semialdehyde dehydrogenase, translating to MTLVTDPAAPRIAIVGATGAVGSTLIELLEERALRYRELHLVASSRSAGRQIPVGGKPYEVQALEDFDFGLADIAFFSAGTSISSTWVPTAVAKGALVIDNTNAYRMDPDTPLVVPQVNFHTLDRPPESGVIANPNCSTIPLVRVLGPVERRWGVRQAVVSTYQAASGQGHQGVEELLEGCEVALRDPDAELPSERFRPPLAFNVVPFIDVLQDSGFTLEEQKMVQESRKILDLSHLDVTATCVRVPVVNSHSEAVWIETEAPVDRDELIALLAGQPEVTVHDRENRAGFPTPLKAGHPDHVHVGRVRVSPHNPRGFWLWLVSDNLRVGAALNAVQIAEYVLGRGFLAAGYVLGRGFLAGGAR from the coding sequence ATGACGCTAGTCACCGACCCCGCCGCTCCGCGCATCGCCATCGTCGGCGCGACCGGAGCCGTGGGCAGTACTCTCATCGAGCTGTTGGAGGAACGGGCGCTGCGCTATCGCGAGTTGCACCTGGTCGCGTCCTCGCGCAGCGCCGGCCGCCAGATACCGGTGGGCGGAAAGCCGTACGAGGTGCAGGCCCTGGAGGACTTCGACTTCGGCCTCGCCGACATCGCGTTCTTCTCCGCCGGCACCTCGATCAGCAGCACCTGGGTGCCGACCGCCGTGGCCAAGGGCGCGCTGGTCATCGACAACACCAACGCCTACCGGATGGACCCCGACACCCCGCTCGTCGTGCCCCAGGTCAACTTCCACACCCTGGACCGGCCTCCGGAGAGCGGCGTCATCGCCAACCCCAACTGTTCGACCATCCCGCTGGTCCGCGTCCTGGGGCCGGTGGAACGCCGCTGGGGCGTCCGCCAGGCCGTGGTCAGCACCTACCAGGCCGCGTCGGGACAGGGCCACCAGGGCGTCGAGGAGCTGCTGGAGGGCTGCGAGGTCGCGCTGCGGGACCCCGACGCGGAACTGCCGTCCGAGCGGTTCCGGCCGCCGCTCGCCTTCAACGTGGTTCCCTTCATCGACGTGCTCCAGGACAGCGGCTTCACCCTGGAGGAGCAGAAGATGGTCCAGGAGTCCCGCAAGATCCTCGACCTGTCCCATCTGGACGTCACCGCCACCTGCGTCCGCGTGCCCGTCGTCAACTCCCACTCCGAAGCGGTCTGGATCGAGACCGAGGCGCCGGTGGACCGCGACGAGCTGATCGCGCTGCTGGCCGGGCAGCCCGAGGTCACCGTGCACGACAGGGAGAACCGGGCGGGCTTCCCGACCCCCCTGAAGGCCGGGCATCCCGACCACGTGCACGTCGGCAGGGTGCGGGTGTCGCCGCACAATCCACGGGGCTTCTGGCTGTGGCTGGTCTCGGACAACCTCCGGGTCGGCGCGGCCCTGAACGCGGTCCAGATCGCCGAGTACGTCCTCGGCCGCGGCTTCCTGGCCGCCGGGTACGTCCTCGGCCGCGGCTTCCTGGCCGGAGGTGCCCGGTGA
- a CDS encoding transporter substrate-binding domain-containing protein: MSRPASTATLRAARVRGALRAAVSQGIHGLSLRTPGGRWTGLDTDIARAVAAAALGDPEAVDWRPVTASDRLSALEAGRVDLTVCNLTWTMAREAERRVLFAGITCYDGEGFLVRADAGFTGPADLAGHRLAVHKGCTTTVNLDAWYGPRGLSVEPVAFDAPADALAAYADGDCAAYVLDRTALAGARARLRRPRDHHILPASISREPMAAAVHETDPHWFRLVRWVLQLLLAAEYETPEAAARRAGPHGPAVGLDEGWANRVLAAVGTYADVYERNLGAASGLDVPRGLNQLWTSGGLHYPVPLY; encoded by the coding sequence GTGAGCCGCCCGGCCTCGACCGCCACCCTGCGCGCCGCACGCGTCCGCGGGGCCCTGCGGGCCGCCGTCTCCCAGGGCATCCACGGACTGTCGCTGCGCACTCCGGGCGGGCGCTGGACCGGCCTCGACACCGACATCGCCCGCGCCGTCGCCGCGGCCGCCCTCGGCGACCCCGAGGCCGTCGACTGGCGCCCCGTCACGGCCTCCGACCGGCTGTCGGCGCTCGAAGCGGGCCGCGTGGACCTGACGGTGTGCAACCTGACGTGGACGATGGCCCGGGAGGCCGAGCGCCGGGTGCTCTTCGCGGGGATCACCTGCTACGACGGCGAAGGTTTCCTCGTCCGCGCGGACGCGGGATTCACCGGACCCGCGGACCTCGCGGGCCACCGCCTCGCCGTCCACAAGGGCTGCACCACCACGGTCAACCTGGACGCCTGGTACGGCCCCCGGGGCCTGAGCGTCGAGCCCGTCGCCTTCGACGCCCCGGCCGACGCCCTGGCCGCCTACGCCGACGGGGACTGCGCCGCCTACGTGTTGGACCGTACCGCTCTGGCCGGCGCCCGGGCGCGGCTGCGCCGGCCGCGGGACCACCACATCCTTCCGGCGTCGATATCCCGCGAGCCGATGGCCGCCGCGGTCCACGAGACCGACCCGCACTGGTTCCGGCTCGTCCGCTGGGTGCTGCAGCTGCTGCTGGCCGCCGAGTACGAGACGCCCGAGGCCGCGGCCCGGCGCGCCGGACCCCACGGTCCGGCGGTCGGCCTCGACGAGGGATGGGCCAACCGGGTCCTGGCCGCCGTCGGCACCTACGCGGACGTCTACGAACGGAACCTCGGCGCCGCCTCCGGCCTCGACGTTCCCCGCGGTCTCAACCAACTGTGGACCTCGGGCGGGCTGCACTACCCCGTACCCCTGTACTGA
- a CDS encoding methylaspartate mutase — MDATDRFTGFVRSARDSGRLVVQPRMGFGELHRMRAGLRAVRDADATTVGTVTLDSYTRCHDDAAARRALREHPGDLNGFPLLAHGVPAVRSLLQEVSSPDFPVQVRHGTPRPLRLFRAMAEAGADATEGGPVSYCLPYGRVPLARAVQEWSAGCELLAAQPVPPHMETFGGCMLGQLCPPSLLVALSVLEAMFFQRHGLRGISLSYAQQIHAGQDLEALAALRRLADERLSGSAHHIVLYTFMGVFPRTELGSRRLLAASARLAARGGADRLVVKTPAEAHRIPTVEENVAALEYAGSVAADEAADEAEGADGGPPATASGLYEEARTLVDAALETGGTLGECLVAAFARGVLDVPYCLHPDNANRSRATIDARSMLVWSRAGAMPVTPTRTAAAARVTARQLTELLTFNSRRFDGSDGLDRCDRFDRSDRYERQRPLRSAS, encoded by the coding sequence ATGGACGCGACCGACCGGTTCACCGGCTTCGTACGCAGTGCCCGCGACTCGGGCCGCCTCGTCGTCCAGCCCCGCATGGGCTTCGGCGAACTCCACCGCATGCGCGCCGGTCTGCGCGCCGTACGGGACGCGGACGCCACCACGGTGGGCACCGTCACCCTGGACAGCTACACCCGGTGCCACGACGACGCGGCGGCTCGCCGCGCACTGCGCGAACACCCCGGCGATCTCAACGGTTTCCCGCTCCTCGCCCACGGCGTGCCGGCGGTGCGGTCCCTCCTCCAGGAGGTCTCGTCGCCGGACTTCCCCGTCCAGGTCCGCCACGGCACGCCCCGCCCGCTGAGGCTCTTCCGGGCCATGGCCGAGGCCGGCGCGGACGCCACGGAGGGCGGCCCCGTCTCGTACTGCCTGCCCTACGGCCGGGTCCCGCTCGCGCGGGCGGTCCAGGAGTGGAGCGCCGGCTGCGAGCTCCTCGCCGCACAGCCCGTACCACCGCACATGGAGACCTTCGGCGGCTGCATGCTGGGACAGCTGTGCCCGCCGTCGCTGCTGGTCGCGCTCTCGGTCCTGGAGGCGATGTTCTTCCAGCGGCACGGCCTGCGGGGCATCTCCCTCAGCTACGCCCAGCAGATCCACGCCGGTCAGGACCTGGAGGCCCTCGCGGCGCTGCGCCGGCTCGCGGACGAGCGGCTGTCCGGCTCCGCGCACCACATCGTGCTCTACACCTTCATGGGCGTCTTCCCGCGCACCGAGCTCGGCAGCCGCCGCCTCCTCGCGGCCAGCGCCCGCCTCGCCGCGCGCGGCGGCGCCGACCGGCTGGTCGTCAAGACGCCGGCCGAGGCGCACCGCATCCCCACCGTCGAGGAGAACGTGGCGGCGCTCGAGTACGCGGGCTCCGTGGCCGCGGACGAAGCCGCGGACGAAGCCGAAGGCGCGGACGGCGGACCCCCGGCCACCGCGTCCGGCCTCTACGAAGAGGCCCGTACGCTCGTCGACGCCGCTCTGGAGACGGGCGGCACGCTCGGCGAGTGCCTCGTCGCGGCCTTCGCCCGCGGGGTCCTGGACGTGCCGTACTGCCTCCACCCCGACAACGCCAACCGCAGCCGCGCCACCATCGACGCCCGGTCCATGCTCGTCTGGAGCCGGGCCGGCGCCATGCCCGTGACACCCACGCGCACGGCCGCCGCCGCCCGCGTCACCGCGCGGCAGCTGACCGAGCTGCTCACCTTCAACAGCCGCCGGTTCGACGGCTCCGACGGGCTCGACCGCTGTGACCGCTTCGACCGCTCCGACCGGTACGAACGGCAGCGCCCGCTCAGGAGCGCCTCGTGA
- a CDS encoding cobalamin B12-binding domain-containing protein, with protein MNDTTFAEHRLRIVVSGLSSDAHLWNLVYLQLLLEDLGHQVTNLGNTTPDRTIVRACRTGRPDLLVISSVNGHGRLDGLRLISALRAVPALSALPVAIGGKLGIDGRDHAGTTAQLTAAGYDAVFDDAAEGGPGAGLARFYAFLDRIGADRSCGRFAAGAGAA; from the coding sequence ATGAACGACACGACCTTCGCCGAGCACCGATTGCGGATCGTCGTTTCCGGCCTGTCCTCCGACGCCCACCTGTGGAACCTGGTCTACCTCCAGCTGCTCCTGGAAGACCTGGGCCACCAGGTGACGAACCTGGGCAACACGACCCCCGACCGGACGATCGTCCGGGCCTGCCGGACGGGACGCCCGGATCTGCTCGTCATCAGCAGCGTCAACGGCCACGGCCGGCTGGACGGGCTCCGCCTGATCTCCGCCCTGCGCGCCGTACCGGCCCTCTCCGCCCTGCCCGTCGCCATCGGCGGCAAGCTCGGCATCGACGGCCGCGACCACGCCGGGACCACCGCGCAGCTGACCGCCGCCGGATACGACGCGGTCTTCGACGACGCGGCCGAAGGCGGCCCCGGGGCCGGACTCGCCCGCTTCTACGCCTTCCTCGACCGGATCGGCGCCGACCGCTCCTGCGGGCGGTTCGCCGCCGGGGCCGGAGCGGCCTGA
- a CDS encoding helix-turn-helix transcriptional regulator — MSTAPEHDTVMSEGPLTPQDVRVYRQLLEVSPDADEGAEQLGLSPAQFAESVGRLTARRLLRPDGPYRHEALSPGLAAISLTAASHVQVHELMRRIDTTRRELGPLGPLYERHLRRELEGSATELLTDGEAVRHRLAELSAQVRHSVLTVHPTLGSPETLRAARELDRDLLDRGVRYRTVVPHTARRQREALHHMTLLGGLGAQVRTAAVIPGRLILLDEDIAVVPTGTGGAAVLRDPTVVTFLTVIFDHIWEHARPVTVNGEGDEVFEDVEMAVLRHLERGRSDDFIARKLAVSTRTVRRYLAGLCEKLQVETRFQLGVAAARLDLLGDEQELDDQG, encoded by the coding sequence GTGAGCACGGCCCCGGAACACGACACCGTCATGTCCGAAGGCCCGCTCACCCCCCAGGACGTCCGCGTCTACCGCCAGCTCCTGGAGGTGTCACCGGACGCGGACGAGGGAGCCGAGCAGCTCGGCCTCTCGCCGGCGCAATTCGCAGAGTCCGTCGGCCGGCTCACTGCCCGGCGGCTGCTGCGCCCGGACGGGCCGTACCGCCACGAAGCCCTCTCCCCGGGGCTCGCCGCGATCTCGCTGACCGCCGCGTCCCACGTCCAGGTGCACGAGCTGATGCGCCGGATCGACACCACGCGCCGCGAGCTGGGCCCGCTGGGACCGTTGTACGAGCGCCATCTGCGCCGGGAGCTGGAGGGCAGCGCGACCGAACTGCTCACCGACGGCGAGGCCGTGCGCCACCGGCTCGCCGAGCTCTCGGCACAGGTACGGCACAGCGTCCTCACGGTGCACCCCACCCTGGGCAGCCCGGAGACGCTGCGCGCCGCCCGGGAGCTCGACCGTGACCTCCTCGACCGCGGTGTGCGGTACCGGACGGTGGTACCGCACACCGCCCGCCGGCAGCGGGAGGCGCTACATCACATGACGCTCCTCGGCGGCCTCGGCGCCCAGGTGCGCACCGCCGCGGTGATACCCGGGCGGCTGATCCTCCTCGACGAGGACATCGCGGTCGTCCCCACCGGGACGGGCGGAGCGGCCGTGCTCCGCGATCCGACCGTGGTCACCTTCCTCACCGTGATCTTCGACCACATCTGGGAACACGCGCGTCCGGTCACCGTGAACGGCGAGGGCGACGAGGTTTTCGAGGATGTGGAAATGGCCGTCCTGCGGCATCTGGAGCGCGGCAGGTCCGACGACTTCATCGCGCGCAAGCTCGCCGTCTCCACCCGCACGGTGCGCCGCTATCTGGCCGGACTGTGCGAGAAGCTCCAGGTCGAGACCCGGTTCCAACTCGGCGTGGCGGCGGCCCGACTCGACCTTCTCGGCGACGAGCAGGAGCTGGACGACCAAGGATAG
- a CDS encoding DUF4188 domain-containing protein encodes MDLKVVKEPRIAAPPEGTVVLLIGTRINKFWMVHRWVPVIASMIPMLIELKKNKDHGFLYSRAWFNRTVIMLQYWRSMDDLMRYSHNTTGKHRSMWAWFNRAVRNDGAVGIFHEAYIVDPERMHSVYRNIPLFGIAAATESVPQRVRPPVPGGKAAKKA; translated from the coding sequence ATGGACCTCAAGGTCGTCAAAGAGCCGCGCATCGCCGCGCCTCCCGAGGGCACCGTGGTGCTGCTGATCGGCACCCGGATCAACAAGTTCTGGATGGTGCACCGCTGGGTGCCCGTCATCGCCTCGATGATCCCGATGCTGATCGAGCTGAAGAAGAACAAGGACCACGGATTCCTCTACTCGCGCGCCTGGTTCAACCGGACCGTGATCATGCTCCAGTACTGGCGCAGCATGGACGATCTGATGCGCTACTCGCACAACACCACCGGCAAGCACCGTTCGATGTGGGCCTGGTTCAATCGTGCGGTCAGGAACGACGGCGCCGTCGGCATCTTCCACGAGGCCTACATAGTCGACCCCGAGCGCATGCACTCGGTCTACCGGAACATCCCCCTGTTCGGCATCGCCGCGGCCACCGAATCCGTCCCGCAGCGGGTTCGTCCCCCCGTGCCGGGCGGCAAAGCCGCCAAGAAGGCGTGA
- a CDS encoding aldehyde dehydrogenase family protein: MSTVTEAGLLTSREIITGEELGSVPLASAGAVLSAARRAAAAQPEWAARTAAERAAILGRAADLLLERAQEAQDLLVREGGSITGKAFYEVHAGAAELRHAAELATAPEVPHGPGSDPGRDSEVRRVPLGVVGVIVPWNFPLLLGMRSVAPALALGNTVLLKPDPHTPLSGGRLFAEVLAEAGLPKGVLEVVHGDAEAGAALVQSPDVAMVSFTGSTEVGREIGATAGRLLKRVVLELGGQNAFVVLPDADVEAAASAGSWGSFLHQGQICMAARRHLVHEDVAESYTEALTRRAAALRIGDPYRTDAQIGPIIDQGQLTRIAAAVEDAVAQGARLVTGGRVQGQYFPPTVLADVTPKMSIFHNEVFGPVATITSFADEEEAVGLANTSDYGLTAAVYTADTDRGRALAARLRCGVVHVGDQTVNHDPQLPFGGIGASGNASGFGGRAALDAFTRWHTLTTSTPARTYPF; this comes from the coding sequence GTGAGCACCGTCACCGAAGCCGGACTGCTGACGAGCCGCGAGATCATCACCGGTGAGGAGCTGGGCAGTGTCCCGCTCGCCTCCGCCGGTGCCGTGCTGTCGGCGGCCCGCCGGGCGGCCGCGGCGCAACCGGAGTGGGCCGCGCGGACCGCCGCCGAACGCGCCGCGATCCTGGGCCGCGCCGCCGACCTGCTGCTGGAGCGGGCCCAGGAGGCCCAGGACCTGCTGGTCCGCGAAGGCGGCTCCATCACAGGCAAGGCCTTCTACGAGGTCCACGCGGGCGCCGCCGAGCTGCGCCACGCCGCCGAACTGGCCACCGCCCCCGAGGTGCCGCACGGCCCCGGCTCCGACCCGGGCCGCGACAGCGAGGTACGGCGCGTACCGCTGGGCGTCGTCGGGGTGATCGTGCCCTGGAACTTCCCGCTGCTGCTCGGCATGCGCTCGGTCGCCCCCGCCCTCGCGCTGGGCAACACCGTCCTGCTCAAGCCCGATCCGCACACCCCGCTGAGCGGCGGCCGCCTCTTCGCCGAGGTGCTGGCCGAGGCCGGGCTGCCCAAGGGCGTCCTGGAAGTGGTCCACGGCGACGCGGAGGCGGGCGCCGCGCTCGTCCAGTCGCCGGACGTGGCCATGGTGTCCTTCACCGGATCCACCGAGGTGGGCCGGGAGATCGGCGCCACTGCGGGACGGCTGCTCAAGCGCGTGGTGTTGGAACTGGGCGGGCAGAACGCCTTCGTCGTCCTGCCCGACGCCGACGTCGAAGCGGCGGCCTCCGCCGGCTCCTGGGGCTCCTTCCTGCACCAGGGCCAGATCTGCATGGCCGCCCGCCGCCACCTCGTCCACGAGGACGTGGCCGAGAGCTACACGGAAGCCCTCACCCGCCGCGCCGCGGCGCTGCGCATCGGCGACCCCTACCGTACGGACGCCCAGATCGGGCCGATCATCGACCAGGGGCAGCTCACCCGGATCGCCGCCGCCGTCGAGGACGCCGTCGCCCAAGGCGCACGCCTGGTCACCGGCGGGCGGGTGCAGGGGCAGTACTTCCCCCCGACGGTCCTGGCCGACGTGACGCCGAAGATGTCCATCTTCCACAACGAGGTCTTCGGCCCCGTGGCCACCATCACCTCCTTCGCCGACGAGGAGGAGGCCGTCGGGCTCGCCAACACCTCCGACTACGGGCTCACCGCCGCCGTCTACACCGCCGACACCGACCGCGGCCGGGCCCTCGCGGCCCGACTGCGCTGCGGGGTGGTCCACGTGGGTGACCAGACGGTCAACCACGACCCCCAGCTGCCCTTCGGCGGCATCGGGGCCTCCGGCAACGCCTCCGGCTTCGGCGGCCGGGCCGCGCTCGACGCCTTCACCCGCTGGCACACCCTCACCACCAGTACCCCGGCGCGCACTTACCCCTTCTGA
- a CDS encoding RNA polymerase sigma factor, with the protein MDSTPPKAPGIVEEPPTKGILMSRKGNAELLAGCARGEQACWDEMVERFGRLVWSVVRSHRMNDVDAEDVRQLTWLRLVQNVDRIRDPERIADWLATVARRESLKVLARRKRLVMVGDSETLDGLSGHSESPEQITLRAQRREETLRAIDTLSEQCRGVLMLALADPPASYDEISTALSMSVGSVGPIRTRCLRRLHRVLAAADAGERLPQEALRARCRPDRVRPDVSGPRRLEALVGGGPEASAGQARQE; encoded by the coding sequence ATGGATTCCACCCCGCCCAAGGCACCCGGAATCGTCGAAGAGCCCCCCACGAAGGGAATTCTCATGTCACGTAAAGGGAACGCGGAACTGCTGGCGGGGTGCGCGCGCGGAGAGCAGGCCTGCTGGGACGAAATGGTGGAACGATTCGGCAGACTGGTCTGGTCCGTCGTGCGAAGCCATCGAATGAACGACGTGGACGCCGAGGACGTACGCCAGCTGACCTGGCTGCGACTCGTACAGAACGTCGACCGCATTCGCGACCCCGAACGCATCGCCGACTGGCTCGCCACCGTCGCCCGCCGGGAATCCCTCAAGGTCCTCGCGCGGAGGAAGCGCCTGGTCATGGTCGGTGACAGCGAGACCCTCGACGGGCTCTCCGGCCACAGCGAGAGCCCCGAGCAGATCACCCTGCGCGCCCAGCGCAGGGAGGAGACGCTGCGGGCCATCGACACGCTCTCCGAGCAGTGCCGCGGCGTCCTGATGCTGGCGCTCGCGGATCCGCCGGCCTCGTACGACGAGATCTCCACCGCCCTGTCCATGTCCGTCGGCTCGGTGGGTCCCATCCGCACCCGCTGCCTGCGCCGGCTGCACCGCGTCCTCGCCGCCGCCGACGCGGGTGAACGCCTCCCGCAGGAGGCCCTCCGTGCTCGCTGCCGCCCCGACCGGGTACGTCCGGACGTGTCCGGTCCGCGGCGCTTGGAGGCTCTGGTGGGGGGAGGCCCCGAAGCGTCGGCCGGGCAGGCCAGACAGGAGTGA
- a CDS encoding 4'-phosphopantetheinyl transferase family protein, which yields MDSAAPFADPLADTAEVWLLAEEDVDRFAEATGGVAMLTDEERARHDRLLFAAARRRFLGARLLSRQVLSRYADVPPDSWRFRAGMYGRPEVEGCAWGLDFNITHTNGLIAAIVVRGRTAGVDAEVTPANPEAMQFAPKVFTPLENEVLRRNREDQRGHAFADSWVAKEAYTKATGMGMCRGFDAFSVHRLRDGGLAVVDEDIPETERDLWQVQVLQVWDRFALGVAIRADRSDTGPLPVRLRSAIAELLPDGADGAHS from the coding sequence ATGGACAGCGCGGCCCCGTTTGCCGACCCGCTCGCCGACACGGCCGAGGTCTGGCTGCTCGCCGAGGAGGACGTGGACAGGTTCGCCGAGGCGACGGGCGGCGTCGCGATGCTGACGGACGAGGAGCGGGCCCGGCACGACCGGCTCCTGTTCGCCGCCGCCCGGCGGCGCTTCCTCGGCGCCCGGCTGCTCTCCCGGCAGGTCCTGTCCCGCTACGCCGACGTGCCGCCGGACTCCTGGCGGTTCCGGGCCGGCATGTACGGCCGTCCCGAGGTCGAGGGGTGCGCCTGGGGGCTCGACTTCAACATCACCCACACCAACGGCCTGATCGCCGCCATCGTGGTCCGCGGGCGGACCGCCGGCGTGGACGCCGAGGTCACCCCGGCCAACCCCGAGGCGATGCAGTTCGCGCCGAAGGTGTTCACCCCGCTGGAGAACGAGGTGCTCCGCCGCAACCGGGAGGACCAGCGCGGGCACGCCTTCGCCGATTCGTGGGTGGCCAAGGAGGCGTACACGAAGGCCACCGGTATGGGCATGTGCCGGGGCTTCGACGCCTTTTCCGTGCACCGGCTGCGCGACGGGGGCCTGGCCGTCGTCGACGAGGACATCCCCGAGACGGAGCGGGACCTGTGGCAGGTGCAGGTCCTCCAGGTGTGGGACCGGTTCGCGCTCGGCGTGGCCATCCGGGCCGACCGGAGCGACACGGGGCCGTTGCCGGTCCGGCTGCGCTCGGCCATCGCGGAACTCCTGCCGGACGGGGCGGACGGGGCGCACTCGTGA
- a CDS encoding acyl-CoA dehydrogenase family protein, translated as MTDLPALMAELERHLGDPHDPDGPMPYSRVLDLDEREEYPHEFVDLLASWGLYDWIVPAENGGRAVDVQDGFNLYRLVARRDPTAATAMVLTSLSYMPVWVAGTPEQRQHFADVIRGGGKLAWGLSERRHGSDVLANDTTARRTEGGWLLDGEKWTIGNATVADVVMVFARTSDKGGPGGYSIFAVEKSAVPAEQLEHLPDEPLHGLRGLDMSGVRLRNCFVSDSALVGRAGQGLETALKSSQLARVAIASIAMSCVDTALRTTLDFATQRMIFGGAVSEVPYSQRQLVESYADLLVADALTTGAVRSLQLSPDQASIWSSVVKYFVPTFLEETLGRLAIVLGARYYLRSHPRHGIFQKVLRDFAISNFADGNTVVNLKNIALQLDKLLANAIGQDPALVAGAVARTGTLFDPAHPMKPYRPAEQQLFSRGVDDPVLALRSAVDELHRAAAAATASDASRLVAAADTAGAIVDELDRIAEEHRKLVSDLGKGVGQSSELYDLAKQYTVVSAAAAVVHLHLRGHDSIDPGLRSPAVLLVCLERLLKRFHPTRRVTGPQEVAEVADVLFSAHREGRLFSFRSFPVNW; from the coding sequence ACGACTGGATCGTGCCCGCCGAGAACGGGGGGCGGGCCGTGGACGTGCAGGACGGCTTCAACCTGTACCGGCTGGTCGCCCGCCGCGACCCCACGGCCGCCACGGCCATGGTCCTCACCAGTCTCAGCTACATGCCGGTGTGGGTCGCCGGCACCCCCGAGCAGCGGCAGCACTTCGCCGACGTGATCAGGGGCGGCGGCAAGCTGGCCTGGGGCCTGTCCGAGCGGCGGCACGGCAGCGACGTCCTCGCCAACGACACCACCGCCCGGCGGACCGAGGGCGGCTGGCTGCTGGACGGCGAGAAGTGGACGATCGGCAACGCCACCGTCGCCGATGTCGTCATGGTCTTCGCCCGTACGTCGGACAAGGGGGGACCCGGCGGCTATTCGATCTTCGCCGTCGAGAAGTCCGCGGTCCCCGCCGAGCAGCTCGAGCACCTGCCCGACGAGCCCTTGCACGGCCTGCGCGGGCTGGACATGAGCGGAGTACGGCTGCGGAACTGCTTCGTGTCCGACAGCGCGCTCGTCGGTCGGGCCGGGCAGGGGCTGGAAACGGCGCTCAAGAGCAGCCAGCTGGCCCGTGTGGCGATCGCGAGCATCGCGATGAGCTGCGTGGACACCGCGCTGCGCACCACCCTCGACTTCGCTACCCAGCGGATGATCTTCGGCGGTGCGGTTTCCGAGGTGCCCTACTCCCAGCGACAGCTCGTGGAGAGCTACGCGGACCTGCTGGTCGCCGACGCGCTCACCACCGGCGCCGTGCGCAGCCTCCAGCTGAGCCCGGACCAGGCCAGCATCTGGTCGTCGGTGGTGAAGTACTTCGTCCCCACCTTCCTGGAGGAGACGCTCGGCCGGCTCGCCATCGTGCTCGGCGCCCGTTACTACCTGCGCTCGCACCCCCGGCACGGGATCTTCCAGAAGGTGCTGCGGGACTTCGCCATCTCCAACTTCGCCGACGGCAACACCGTGGTGAACCTGAAGAACATCGCGCTGCAACTGGACAAGCTGCTGGCCAACGCGATCGGTCAGGATCCGGCGCTGGTGGCCGGCGCGGTGGCGAGGACCGGAACGCTCTTCGACCCGGCCCATCCCATGAAGCCCTATCGGCCCGCCGAGCAACAGCTGTTCAGTCGGGGCGTGGACGACCCGGTGCTCGCCCTGCGCTCCGCCGTCGACGAACTGCACCGGGCCGCGGCGGCGGCCACCGCGAGCGACGCGTCGCGCCTGGTCGCGGCGGCGGACACGGCGGGGGCGATCGTCGACGAACTGGACCGCATCGCCGAGGAGCACCGCAAACTCGTCTCCGACCTCGGCAAGGGAGTCGGACAGTCGTCCGAGCTGTACGACCTGGCCAAGCAGTACACCGTCGTCTCGGCGGCGGCCGCCGTCGTCCACCTCCACCTGCGCGGCCACGACAGCATCGATCCGGGGCTGCGCTCGCCCGCGGTCCTGCTGGTCTGCCTGGAGCGGCTGCTCAAGCGCTTCCACCCCACCCGGCGGGTCACCGGTCCGCAGGAGGTCGCCGAGGTCGCCGACGTGCTGTTCTCCGCGCACCGCGAGGGCCGGCTCTTCTCGTTCCGGTCCTTCCCCGTCAACTGGTAG